The following coding sequences lie in one Oncorhynchus kisutch isolate 150728-3 linkage group LG17, Okis_V2, whole genome shotgun sequence genomic window:
- the LOC116352924 gene encoding tumor necrosis factor receptor superfamily member 14-like: protein MAQFESLIWTITIILVLESIGSCIACGRAEYRIRDECCPMCSPGNRVHRHCTEFTSTSCVPCVDSTFLDEPNDLIKCKVCTNCDPGLGLKVKQPCRPSSDTVCGTLEGFYCLDPTKDGCRAAQRHSSCEPGQYISHTGTTSTDTVCADCPGKTYSDGSLTSCQPHTECEFLEIEPGTPWSDSECGVSSLPTAGIIAGVLIGVLFFLTIAGVCLFMRRRKNLGPEP, encoded by the exons ATGGCACAGTTTGAAAGCCTGATATGGACT ATAACTATTATATTGGTGCTTGAAAGCATCGGATCCTGTATTGCATGTGGTAGAGCTGAGTACAGAATAAGGGATGAATGTTGTCCCATGTGTTCACCAG GAAATCGTGTACATAGGCATTGTACTGAATTCACCAGTACCAGCTGTGTGCCCTGTGTTGATTCTACTTTCCTTGATGAGCCCAATGATCTCATAAAATGCAAAGTGTGTACCAACTGTGATCCAG GTTTGGGTTTGAAGGTAAAGCAGCCATGTAGACCTTCATCAGACACTGTCTGTGGGACACTGGAGGGGTTCTACTGTCTAGACCCAACTAAGGATGGTTGTAGAGCAGCCCAGAGACACAGCAGCTGTGAACCTGGTCAATACATCAGCCACACAG GAACAACATCTACAGATACTGTGTGTGCTGACTGCCCTGGTAAAACTTATTCAGATGGATCATTAACATCTTGTCAACCACATACAGA ATGTGAATTCTTGGAAATTGAACCAGGAACTCCTTGGTCGGATTCAGAATGTGGAGTATCCTCACTTCCCACAGCTGGAATCATAGCTGGTGTTCTGATAGGTGTTCTATTTTTCCTGACCATAGCTGGTGTTTGTTTATttatgagaagaagaaaaaacttaG gacctgagccctag